In Shewanella sp. MR-4, the genomic stretch TGAGCTTGTTCACTCAAAGTGGCAACGATATCGGCTAAGGTTTGATGACCGTAAACACTGGGCTCACGGCGGCCAAGGAGGTTTAAATTGGGGCCATTGATGAGCAGAACTTTATGATTCATTACGCTTTCCTTTTACGACATGCCTTAACGGGTTGAATGCCATTAACTTAACCTGTTCGGGCGGATTTTGCATTATGAATGTCACCGCGCTGTTGGCGGGGTTAATCAAACTTAATCTGTCGCATGGCTTTAGTGGCACCGCGTTGTTTTTTCGCATCTAAGCGTTTGGTTTGGCTGCTTTTGGTCGCGCGGGTTGGAATGCGTTTTTTGGGCACTTCGGCCACGCTGGCAACCAGAGCGATAAATTGCTCCAATGCGGTTTGCCGATTCGCCTCTTGGCTGCGACTCGCCTGACATTTGATAATGATTTTGCCACTGGCGGTAATCCGATGATCGGCTTTTTGCAGCAGGCGCTGCTGATAAAACTCGGGTAATGACGAGTTTCTGATATCAAAAATCAATTGGGCGGCGGTTGAGACTTTATTGACATTCTGCCCGCCAGCGCCGCTTGAGCGGATAAATTGCCACTCGATTTCATTTTCCGGAAGTTCCACACGGTTTGAGATTTTTATCATGGCAGACTTAGGGTTTTGTCCAATTGCTTTGAGAAGCGAGCAATAACTGCTTATGGCTTTTCAATAGATTTGTTATCATCGGCGCATTCTTGCTGGGCAGGCGTGTTTGCCCGTTTGCAAAATAGTGTTCTCGTTTCGGAGTGCCTTTATGTTATGCCAAATCCCCGATATTGCTAAGGGTGTTATCAGTCTTTTCGCCAGTGGTCGACTCTCATCAACCGATTATCGTACCCGTTTACAGCCGGCCATTAAGAGTTACCGCAAGGATTGGGGACAAGTTTGCCTGTATATCGAGGCGGACGTCTTACTCGAAGGCTGGGAATTTGAGTCGCTAACGGGCAGCGGCGAAGTCCAACTCCCTAATTTTGAAGCCCTAGTATTTGTTGGTGGCCCAGATTGGGTGGGTAACGCTGTGCGTTTACTCGGTCCCTTTATGCAGGGCGAAGTGGCTTGGTTCCCCTTAGAACAAAAAGCCAAAGCCATCGACTGGATTGCGAAACGTTCAACTTTTTAACGGCCCATGGTGGGTATTACTTATAAGGAATTAACTATGTCTTTGTTGAAAACTATGACTGCCAAACCGACCGCTAAATTAGGCGCTATCGCCCTAGTGTTGGCCTTTACCGCAGGCTTAAGTGCCTGTGCGCCAGAGGTGGGCAGTGAAGCTTGGTGTAAGCAAATGAAGGATAAACCTTCTGGCGATTGGACGGCGAACGAAGCGGCCGATTACGCTAAACACTGCGTGTTTAAATAAGCTTTTCAAGCTAGTAGCGTCACAGCTTGGCTTCTTTTTAGTTGCAAGCTGTGAACTTATGCTTAGAATCCCTGTCTGAAGTTGCACAAGCTATTGCTTTACAACCTACTAAATTGTCCAAAGGTGATATTTGATTTCGACCGCCAAGCCATTCTTTAGCCGAATGGTCACCCTACTGATAGCCATTATCGTGCTGCAATTTGCGGGCGCGAATTTGGGTGCGCATCAGTTACATGCGGGTAATGGCGCCGAAGAAGCCGAAAATCATCCCCATCTCCAATTTAGTGCTCCCGTGACCACCTTGGCCCAATGTGTGGATTGTGTGTGTTCCAATGAGCAGACACTCGGATTCAGTGCCGAGGCGTTTGGCGAAACGGCGCTCAAGTCTGGCATAGCAACGGCGAGCGTGAGTGGCCATTCACACTTAGTGCAAACCACTGAAATTCAAGATTTTGACCTCTGCCTCGATTGCCAATGTCACGGCGGTCATGTGGCGTTGTTATCCCATACCGAAAACCAAACGACTGTCGCGTTTGATATGGTCTATGTGCCGGCTGATTTAGCTTATTTCTCGGCAGATCAATTACCTAAGTACCGACCTCCCATCGCTTAACCTTCAATATCTGCTTATCGCGTATCGCAGCGTTTTTGCGCGCCGCCATAAGCCCTTTATTTATCCCCAAAGCATCGATTTTAGGCCTTGAACGGCCATGGCTCGCGCTAGCGCTTTGAGCCGAATCGACACTGATTGCCTCTGGGGCCATTGGTTGGCATTTACCCGCCTATTGCGTGGTGCCAATCCTATTTAGATATTGTTAGGAATTGCGATGAAGAAAACCATTATCGCCCAGACCTTGTTCGGCCTGTTTAGCGCACTTGTGCTAATCGGCGGACAGGTAAACTCTGCTGTTGCAGCAACCCCAGCCCTAGAAGCCAAAGCGCTTAAGGGCGATTCAGTCGCCGCATCGGTTGAATTGGCACCAGATAACCTATTAGCCCCTGAGACTCAGGCATCACTCAATCAGTGGTTACCTGAGTTACTCAAGCAAATTAATCAGTTGCCTGAAGTGCAGGCACAAATAGCCAGGCAGCAACAGGCGGAGCTGGCCATAGCCGCAGCGGATCGCGCCGTCTATAACCCTGAGCTTGGACTCAATTACCAAAATGCTGACACAGATACCTACAGCCTGGGGCTCAGCCAAACCATAGACTGGGGTGATAAGCGTGGCGTGGCGACCCGCCTTGCCCAGCTTGAGGCGCAAATCCTGTTAGCAGACATTAGCTTAGAGCGCAGCCAAATGTTGGCCGAGCGGCTATTGGCACTGGCTGAGCAGGCGCAGAGCAATAAGGCGCTCACCTTCGCCGAGCAGCAATTAAGGTTTACGCAGGCACAGCTCAATATTGCCGAGCAGCGCTTTGCTGCCGGGGATCTATCCGATGTTGAGTTGCAACTGCTAAAGCTCGAACTGGCGAGTAACACCGCCGACTATGCGATGGCCGAGCAAGCCGCCTTGGTGGCCGATGGCAAAGTGATCGAGTTACTCGGGGTCGACAAGCTCAAGTTTAAGGAGTTTATCCCCGAGATTGGCCAATTGGTGTCTAAGATGTCCCCGAAAGCAGATTTACCCGCCTTGACCAGCGCCCATCAACAGGTGTTGCTGGCCAAGGCCAATGCCATCAAGGTTAAGGCGGACACGGCGGCCGATCCCACCATCAACCTAGGTGTTGAAAAGGAAGGCGATGACAACAAGCTGGGTATCGGCGTGGCAATCCCTTTGCAGGTGCGGAATAACTACAGCGAGTTACAGTCGGTTGCCGACAAGGGCATCGCTATCGCGGAGCAGGACTACTTAGCCCGTGAGCGAGTACTTACGGCCAAACAGGCACAATTTGTCAATGCTTTACCTCGTTTACTGGCGCGCTACCAAGATTGGCGTGAGCGAGTCGAAGCCTCGGGGGGCAAAGCCGCTAAATCCTTAAGTGAGCTTTGGCGCTCGGGGGATGTGAGTACTAGCGAGTATTTGCAGAGTCGGCGACAACTCGCTGCCAGCTATTTGGTCGGTTTAAACCTCGAAACGGCAATTTATCAGAGTTGGTTAACTTGGATGGGGGACAGCGGTCAGCTGCTGTCCGTGATCGACAATTTAGCCGACAAATCAGCGTCCATTTCTTCTACAAATGCCGTGCCAGCAGAGTAAATCGTGAGGTAACACTATGAATTCAATCACTCAGAAATCTATTTTCCATTCTTTTTCTACTGTGTCTGCTACGGGCTTAAGGTCGTTGTTTACTCCTTCCCGCTTAGCGCTGGCGCTGATGCTTACCTCGTTAACTATTACGGCCCCCACCTTCGCGGGTGAAGGCCATGACCACGGCGCTGAAAAGGTGGCCAATACCGCTGAAAAGAGCGTAAGTGCAACAGAAGATGACCATGGTGAGCAGGCACTCACTCTGACGCCTGCGCAGTTGGAACTTGCAGGGATCCGCCTCTTACCCCTGAGCAGTGACAGCTTAAGCCTAAGCAATCTCAATCTCGATACTATGGCGACCGCCACTCTAGTGGTCGACCGTGATAGAACCGCCACTTTGGCACCACAGCTGGATGTGCGTGTGCAGGCGCGCCATGTTGTGCCCGGTCAAGAGGTGAAAAAAGGTGAGCCCTTACTGACCTTAGGTGGGGCAGAAGTCGCCAAGGCGCAGGCCGAATATATCAATGCCGCCGCTGAGTGGAACCGTGTGCGCCGCATGAGTGAAAGCGCCGTGAGCGTGAGCCGCAGAATGCAGGCGCAGGTCGATGCCGAACTCAAGCGAGCGATTCTGGAGGCGATCAAAATGACGGCGGAACAAATACGCACCTTAGAGTCGACCCCAGAAGCTATCGGCAGCTATCAGTTACTGGCGCCTATCGATGGCCGTGTGCAGCAGGATATCGCCATGCTAGGTCAAGTGTTCACCGCTGGCACACCATTAATGCAGTTGACCGATGAGTCGCATCTTTGGGTTGAAGCGCAATTAACCCCAGCACAGGCGGCCAATGTGAATGCCGGCGGCCCGGCGTTAGTGCAGGTCGGGGATAAAACCTTGGCGGGCAAGATTATCGGCCGTTCCCATGAGCTGGATAGCGTGACGCGCACCGAGCAGATTTTAGTCAGCATGCCAAACCCTGAGCATGTGTTGCACGCGGGACAATTTGCCGAGCTTTACTTTGCCGATGCGCCTGCAAGTGCAGACGGAGCCGCTTCCTCATCGGGCTTCTCATCTGGAATCGTCCTGCCCGATGCGGCGCTAACACGTGGCGGTGATGGTGATTGGCAGATTTTTGTTCAAGACGAAGATGGTTTTGAAGCCATAGAGGTGGAGCTGGTTCAGCGTCAACGTGGCTTAAGCCTAGTACGCGGGGATGAGTTGGATAAGGCGCGGCAGGCACAACAGAAAGTGGTGATTGAGGGGGCGTTTTTCTTGGCATCGGAGCAGGCCAAAGCTGGCTTTGATATTCATGCCCACTAATGGTTGTGCTGATATGAAAGCTGTTTAGTGAACCCTTATCAAGCCCTATTTTGATAACTTTTTTAAAGGCTTAGGGCTAGCGCGCGAGGAATTTTTATGTTGCAAAAAGCAATCGAAGCCGCGATTAAAAATCGGCTATTAGTGGTACTGGCACTGCTTGCTGTGGTGGCCGCCAGTGTCGCCATGTTGCCCAAATTGAATCTGGATGCCTTTCCCGATGTGACCAACGTACAGGTGACCATCAATACCGCGGCCGAGGGGTTGGCCGCCGAAGAGGTGGAGAAGCTCATCAGTTATCCGGTCGAATCGGCCATGTATGCCTTGCCGGCGGTGACCGAGGTGCGCTCACTTTCACGTACTGGCTTGTCCATTGTGACCGTGGTATTTGCCGAGGGCACGGATATTTACTTTGCTCGCCAGCAAGTGTTTGAGCAGTTACAGGCGGCGCGGGAGATGATCCCAAGCGGGGTGGGCGTGCCAGAAATTGGCCCTAACACTTCTGGTTTGGGGCAGATTTATCAGTACATTCTGCGGGCTGACCCTAGCTCTGGCATTAATGCCGCCGAGCTGCGAAGCCTTAACGATTACCTCGTTAAACTGATCATGATGCCGGTGGGCGGCGTGACCGATGTTTTATCCTTTGGCGGCGAGGTGCGTCAGTATCAAGTGCAGGTCGACCCTAACAAGTTGCGAGCCTATGGCTTGTCGATGGCGCAGGTGAGTGAGGCGCTTGAGAGCAATAACCGCAACGCCGGTGGTTGGTTTATGGACCAAGGCCAGGAGCAATTGGTCGTGCGGGGTTATGGCATGTTACCCGCGGGTGAAGCGGGGCTTGCTGCTATCGCTCAAATTCCGCTGACTGAAGTGCGTGGCACACCGGTGCGAGTGGGCGACATTGCTAAGGTCGATTTTGGCAGTGAGATCCGCGTAGGGGCTGTGACTATGACGCGCCGCGATGAGGCGGGTCAGGCGCAAGCCTTAGGCGAAGTGGTTGCGGGCGTCGTGCTTAAGCGCATGGGCGCCAACACTAAGGCGACGATTGATGATATCGATGCGCGGATTAATCTGATTGAGCAGGCGCTGCCCAAGGGCGTGTCCTTCGAGGTGTTTTACGACCAAGCGGACTTAGTGGATAAAGCCGTTACCACAGTGCGCGATGCGCTGCTGATGGCTTTTGTGTTTATCGTGGTGATCTTGGCGCTGTTCCTTGTGAATATTCGCGCCACCCTGTTGGTGCTGCTGTCTATCCCTGTGTCCATTGGTTTGGCGCTAATGGTGATGTCTTACTATGGCCTTTCTGCCAACTTGATGTCTCTTGGTGGGTTAGCGGTGGCCATTGGTATGTTGGTCGATGGTTCTGTGGTGATGGTTGAGAATATTTTCAAACATTTAACTCAGCCAGACCGCCGTCACTTAGCTCAGGCGAGAAGCCGCGCGGATGGCGAAGTCGACCCATACCATGGCGATGAAGATGGCAGTGTTCGCGCCGTTGAAGCGGATAACAGCATGGCCGTGCGCATCATGCTGGCGGCGAAAGAGGTTTGCAGTCCGATCTTCTTCGCGACCGCCATCATCATTGTGGTGTTTGCGCCGTTATTTGCGCTGGAAGGGGTTGAGGGCAAGTTGTTCCAACCTATGGCGGTCAGCATTATTTTGGCGATGATTTCCGCTTTACTGGTGGCCCTGATCGCCGTGCCTGCACTGGCGGTTTATCTGTTTAAGCGTGGCGTCGTGCTGAAGGAGAGCGTCGTGTTAGTACCTTTAGACTCAGCCTATCGCAAGCTGCTGAGTGCTACCCTAGCTCGGCCAAAGTTGGTGATGATCAGCGCGCTGCTGATGTTTGCCATGAGTATGGTTCTGCTGCCAAGGCTGGGTACCGAGTTTGTGCCCGAGCTAGAGGAAGGCACTATTAACCTTAGGGTGACGCTGGCGCCGACCGCGAGCCTTGGCACTTCTTTAGATGTGGCGCCAAAGCTTGAGGCCATGTTGCTGGAGTTTCCCGAGGTGGAATATGCCTTGAGCCGTATCGGTGCGCCAGAATTAGGCGGCGATCCTGAGCCTGTCAGCAATATCGAAGTCTATATCGGCCTTAAACCCATCGAAGAATGGCAATCGGCTAGCTCGCGTTTGGAGCTGCAGCGGCTGATGGAGGAAAAGCTCAGTGTCTTCCCCGGACTGCTACTCACCTTCTCACAACCGATTGCGACGCGGGTCGATGAGTTGCTCTCTGGGGTAAAGGCGCAGTTGGCGATTAAGCTTTTTGGCCCTGATTTAGATGTCTTATCAGAAAAGGGACAAGTGCTCACCGATCTGGTGGCGAAAATTCCCGGTGCCGTGGATGTGTCCCTCGAGCAGGTCAGTGGTGAGGCGCAGCTGGTGGTGCGGCCAGACCGCTCGCAGCTTGCCCGTTATGGCATCAGCGTCGACCAAGTGATGTCGCTAGTCAGCCAAGGAATTGGTGGTGCAAGCGCTGGACAGGTAATCGACGGTAACGCGAGATACGACATCAATTTGCGCCTCGCCGCCGAGTATCGCAGCAGCCCAGATGTGATTAAAGATTTACTCCTTAGCGGCAGCAATGGTGCCACAGTGCGTTTAGGTGAGGTGGCCAGTGTTGAGGTGGAAATGGCGCCGCCGAATATTCGCCGTGACGATGTGCAGCGCCGTGTGGTGGTGCAAGCCAACGTGGCGGGTCGGGACATGGGATCTGTGGTCAAGGATATCTATGAGCTGGTGCCTCAGGCCGATTTGCCCGCGGGATACACAGTGATTGTGGGTGGTCAGTATGAGAATCAGCAGAGGGCACAACAAAAGCTGATGTTGGTAGTGCCTATCTCTATCGCCTTGATTGCCTTGCTGTTGTACTTCTCCTTTGGTGCGGTGAAGCAGGTCTTATTGATCATGGCAAACGTGCCCCTGGCATTGATCGGCGGTATCGTGGCGCTGTTTGTCAGCGGCACTTATCTGTCGGTACCGAGCTCCATTGGTTTTATCACGCTGTTTGGGGTGGCGGTGCTCAATGGCGTGGTGTTAGTGGACTCGATTAATCAGCGCAGGCAGAGCGGCGAGTCGCTCTATGACTCGGTTTACGAAGGCACGGTTGGCCGTTTACGCCCCGTGCTGATGACGGCATTGACCTCGGCCTTGGGCTTGATCCCCATCTTAGTGTCATCGGGTGTGGGTAGCGAAATCCAAAAGCCGCTGGCGGTGGTGATTATCGGCGGGCTGTTTAGCTCTACGGCACTGACGTTATTGGTGTTACCGACCCTGTATCGCTGGTTATATCGCCACGATAAGTCGCCCGCCTAGTGGGATGTTGAGCCTTGGCCTCATTTTGTGGCAAGGCTCAATGTTAAAGTTAAAAATCAGTGAGCTATAGTGCGCGATCTAGGCTAGGCTTAGCTCTGGTATTAAGGATTACTATCTTTGGAGAGCATTATGATCGCAGTCATTTTTGAAGTCGTGCCCACGAAAGAAGGCAAGGAAGAATATCTGCACGTGGCAGCTGAGATGCGTCAATATTGATACCCAAATAACCTCTAGATACGAGTTTCAGAGCGTCCAAGGTGCTCCAATTCAAGGCGCATCAATGACAGAATGTCGGCCACCTTTTGAATTA encodes the following:
- a CDS encoding efflux RND transporter permease subunit, producing the protein MLQKAIEAAIKNRLLVVLALLAVVAASVAMLPKLNLDAFPDVTNVQVTINTAAEGLAAEEVEKLISYPVESAMYALPAVTEVRSLSRTGLSIVTVVFAEGTDIYFARQQVFEQLQAAREMIPSGVGVPEIGPNTSGLGQIYQYILRADPSSGINAAELRSLNDYLVKLIMMPVGGVTDVLSFGGEVRQYQVQVDPNKLRAYGLSMAQVSEALESNNRNAGGWFMDQGQEQLVVRGYGMLPAGEAGLAAIAQIPLTEVRGTPVRVGDIAKVDFGSEIRVGAVTMTRRDEAGQAQALGEVVAGVVLKRMGANTKATIDDIDARINLIEQALPKGVSFEVFYDQADLVDKAVTTVRDALLMAFVFIVVILALFLVNIRATLLVLLSIPVSIGLALMVMSYYGLSANLMSLGGLAVAIGMLVDGSVVMVENIFKHLTQPDRRHLAQARSRADGEVDPYHGDEDGSVRAVEADNSMAVRIMLAAKEVCSPIFFATAIIIVVFAPLFALEGVEGKLFQPMAVSIILAMISALLVALIAVPALAVYLFKRGVVLKESVVLVPLDSAYRKLLSATLARPKLVMISALLMFAMSMVLLPRLGTEFVPELEEGTINLRVTLAPTASLGTSLDVAPKLEAMLLEFPEVEYALSRIGAPELGGDPEPVSNIEVYIGLKPIEEWQSASSRLELQRLMEEKLSVFPGLLLTFSQPIATRVDELLSGVKAQLAIKLFGPDLDVLSEKGQVLTDLVAKIPGAVDVSLEQVSGEAQLVVRPDRSQLARYGISVDQVMSLVSQGIGGASAGQVIDGNARYDINLRLAAEYRSSPDVIKDLLLSGSNGATVRLGEVASVEVEMAPPNIRRDDVQRRVVVQANVAGRDMGSVVKDIYELVPQADLPAGYTVIVGGQYENQQRAQQKLMLVVPISIALIALLLYFSFGAVKQVLLIMANVPLALIGGIVALFVSGTYLSVPSSIGFITLFGVAVLNGVVLVDSINQRRQSGESLYDSVYEGTVGRLRPVLMTALTSALGLIPILVSSGVGSEIQKPLAVVIIGGLFSSTALTLLVLPTLYRWLYRHDKSPA
- a CDS encoding STAS/SEC14 domain-containing protein, with translation MLCQIPDIAKGVISLFASGRLSSTDYRTRLQPAIKSYRKDWGQVCLYIEADVLLEGWEFESLTGSGEVQLPNFEALVFVGGPDWVGNAVRLLGPFMQGEVAWFPLEQKAKAIDWIAKRSTF
- a CDS encoding efflux RND transporter periplasmic adaptor subunit, with product MNSITQKSIFHSFSTVSATGLRSLFTPSRLALALMLTSLTITAPTFAGEGHDHGAEKVANTAEKSVSATEDDHGEQALTLTPAQLELAGIRLLPLSSDSLSLSNLNLDTMATATLVVDRDRTATLAPQLDVRVQARHVVPGQEVKKGEPLLTLGGAEVAKAQAEYINAAAEWNRVRRMSESAVSVSRRMQAQVDAELKRAILEAIKMTAEQIRTLESTPEAIGSYQLLAPIDGRVQQDIAMLGQVFTAGTPLMQLTDESHLWVEAQLTPAQAANVNAGGPALVQVGDKTLAGKIIGRSHELDSVTRTEQILVSMPNPEHVLHAGQFAELYFADAPASADGAASSSGFSSGIVLPDAALTRGGDGDWQIFVQDEDGFEAIEVELVQRQRGLSLVRGDELDKARQAQQKVVIEGAFFLASEQAKAGFDIHAH
- the arfB gene encoding alternative ribosome rescue aminoacyl-tRNA hydrolase ArfB; amino-acid sequence: MIKISNRVELPENEIEWQFIRSSGAGGQNVNKVSTAAQLIFDIRNSSLPEFYQQRLLQKADHRITASGKIIIKCQASRSQEANRQTALEQFIALVASVAEVPKKRIPTRATKSSQTKRLDAKKQRGATKAMRQIKFD
- a CDS encoding TolC family protein; protein product: MKKTIIAQTLFGLFSALVLIGGQVNSAVAATPALEAKALKGDSVAASVELAPDNLLAPETQASLNQWLPELLKQINQLPEVQAQIARQQQAELAIAAADRAVYNPELGLNYQNADTDTYSLGLSQTIDWGDKRGVATRLAQLEAQILLADISLERSQMLAERLLALAEQAQSNKALTFAEQQLRFTQAQLNIAEQRFAAGDLSDVELQLLKLELASNTADYAMAEQAALVADGKVIELLGVDKLKFKEFIPEIGQLVSKMSPKADLPALTSAHQQVLLAKANAIKVKADTAADPTINLGVEKEGDDNKLGIGVAIPLQVRNNYSELQSVADKGIAIAEQDYLARERVLTAKQAQFVNALPRLLARYQDWRERVEASGGKAAKSLSELWRSGDVSTSEYLQSRRQLAASYLVGLNLETAIYQSWLTWMGDSGQLLSVIDNLADKSASISSTNAVPAE
- a CDS encoding DUF3012 domain-containing protein, which encodes MSLLKTMTAKPTAKLGAIALVLAFTAGLSACAPEVGSEAWCKQMKDKPSGDWTANEAADYAKHCVFK